A stretch of DNA from Methanooceanicella nereidis:
ATCACTTTATATAAAGAACTTATAGGCTATGTTAAAAGCTATTTTTAAAAAAAGAAAAACATCCGATGGATGTTTTCAGATATTTATCACTGCGCGAATTTTTCAAGAGCGCTTACGATCTGTTCAAGTTTTTCCACGGGTATGCCCGCTATAAGCTCATCGTCTGCGACCTTCGCATATTTTCTTGAGCCGTCACAGCCAAAGGTCAGGTTCAATTCACCCGTGTTCAGCGGCTTTGCAACAGCGTCTCCGCATAATGACTGTATACCTGCGAAGTCTGCGGTCACGCGTCCTCCCGAGTGATATACGCTTGCCTGAGCTATTCTGAGCAGCTGCTTGGGGTTCCCTATCACGACTACGACATCCGGGGTAAAATCAGCTTTTTCGAGCGGAGCGTAAACGGATGCTAAATAATTACTCCCTGTCTTAGGCACTTCGTTCATTGTTCTTCTGGCCGCGCCTATGGTATTGAAACGCCCGAGGCTATAATAAAAGTCACCGGATTTTATTTTTTCAGGTGTCTCTGCTATTCCTAAAGCTCCAGCCCCGCCAGCGCACGCGTGATGTTCTTTGGTCGCATAGAAAACATCGCCAAACCTTGCCTTCTGGACCATCTCGCAATGCCTGATCTTGTCTTTGATCTCAGGGATACCTGCTGGTATCTCTTCTTTTGACTTGACCAGTTTTACAGCCACCGGGGAGCCTTTTAATCCGAGTATGTTTTTGAGCTTAGATGATAATTGTTCATATGCCGACATGGTTTTACACCTCTTAAATATAGGTATTTACCAGCTATAGCTTATATTCTTTGTTTGTTCGATCAAAACCATGATGATAAAGTCTTTTGTTTCGATGTTTCCGTGACAGCCTTGTTCAGTCTCTCGATCACTTTATCCACACGGTCCGCGGAGAAACTATGCTCTTCGCAGAGGAACTCTTTGATCTTGCCAGTTTCCGGCTTACCCCACTTAATGATGTAGTCGTCCGTTATCGGCGGGTTCATGAAGAACTCCTTGATCTCCTCATAATTTTCGATGGTCTGGCCAAGTTCTGTCAGTATGCTCTCCATGTTATCATGCTTCTTTACAAGCTTGAGAGCGGTCTTAGGACCTACTTTATAGATCCCCGGGTTATAATCCGTGCCGACCAGTATCGCGAGGTCTATAAGCTGGCTTCGCGTTATTTCGAGCTGGTCAAGGACTTCCTGGAACTCGATCACTTCAGGCTTGACATCGACATATATGTTCTTCCTCGGGACCTTTCTTTTTCCTGTTATGGCAATATTCCTGACGAACTTAGGTGCCCCGAACAGCAAAGAATCATAATCCTGAGAGCCTACGTAATCTGCAGAGCCCTTTTTTACCATGTATGACGCCTGTGCTTCGCCTTCCGAAGGCGCAAGTATGTATGGTATGCCCATATAGCCCAGCAGCTCTTTCGAGTCCTGTACTATCTGCGCGTTGATACTTGTCGATGCCATGGCATACTTATATGCGTCCGCCGAGCCTGCGGCTTTTGCCGCCTCATACATCTGCTTCGCGGCTTCCCTGACCTCCACTCTTGCCTTGATGGTCTCGGCTTTGAATACGGGAGGCTTACCGTCAAAAACGAATACCGGCTTAATACCCTCTTCTATAAGGTTTGTGACCCTGTAAATGATGCCTGAAAGGTGGGATGTCACATTTCCCCTGTCGTCGGTCAGCGGCGACCCGTCCTGCTGCCTTATTATGCTCAGGAACTGGTATAAAGTGTTAAACGCGTCTATCGCTATTATCTTTCCGTTCAGCTCTTTAAGCTCTATCTCTCTTGTCTTAACCAGGTCGCTCAGGTCAACTCCCATGTTCAGATCCCCATATTAAGGCAAAGTTCTATTTTATTTATAATTAACCTGTTCCGTGATATGTTGAAGACCAAAGTGCAGTGTGTTAATAATGATCCAGGGCATAGCATTGAGACAAAAGTGCTTTACTTACATTAGAATAGTCAGATCTAAACTGATCACTTATATGGCATGCGCATTATATTATCGCATTCAAGGCATGTGATAATGATATTCTTGCCGTCTATGCGAACCCTGCTGTTAGCTCCCGGCGACAGGTACGAATAACACTTTTTACAGATCCTTCGCCTGAACTCGGCGGGAATGCCCACACGGTGGCGCATACTTATACGCCTGGCCAGGTCCACGTAACGGTCCGAGAGTTCCGGGCGCTCAGCGTAAGCGTCCTTTGCCATCAAAAACAATCTTTCAATTCTCTGTTCCGCGAGGTCGACGTTAAAAGGCTTCCCAGAGGACATTTTTTTCTTACGCGATGCCATTCAATCCTGTCTTTAATAAGCTTGGACTAAATAAACCTATTCATATTCTGAAGAATATCTTAAAAGGTCCCTCTCCCCAACACCGCCGGCCGTATGTCATCGGTCCGCTAACAGGATGATAAGGGACTTACAGTACCAGTATTTAATAATATTGATGTTTTCCCTTTTTTTCCTGCGGACGCGTTATTACGGTGGCGGTGTGGGTGTTGAGGTGGGTATTGAGGTGGGTGTTGAGGTGGGTGTTGGAGATGGATATCATGTAGTTGTAGGTGAGGAAGAACCAACCCCTACAAATCATTCCATCATAATAATCCTGATAAGACGACAAAACATTCCGCCATCGACATGTTTTGCCCCATACTATCAAGACATATTTCCATTTACACTACAATCGATATTAATGTAATTACTAGATTTCAAACCTAATGGAATTATTGAGCGGTTAATCGCTTGTGTTGATATTGAACATACGGTATTTTGATAAAATTTTGAATTATCTTCGAAATAGCGGCTGGTTACGTCGTTATTATTTGTATATTCGATGCATAAAGAGCTACCGAATAATAAGTATAACAGGCTTTTATTCAGGTCTTTTATAGTTTTTCTTCACCGGATTCGCTTTATTTTGCAATAAGAGAGATATTCCCGTAACATAATATTTTAGGGTGGCTATGTGTAAGTATCGATGAGCGTCGGCTCTTTGTATATTATCCATACTTATCAGGGGAATGTTCTATGGCGACGGTTACAAGGCAGATCAAGGATCTCAGGACACCTATAATCTGTGTCATGGGTCATGTGGACCATGGTAAGACCTCTATGCTCGATAAGATAAGGGGTACGACCGTGACCGACATCGAAGCAGGGGAGATCACGCAGCACATAGGTGCTACCGAAGTGCCCCTATACACTATAGAGTCCCTCTGTAAGGGGGTGCTGCCGGGGAATATCGAGGTTCCGGGGCTTTTATTCATAGATACTCCGGGGCATCACGCGTTCACTACTCTTAGGAGCCGCGGAGGCGCATTATCAGACCTGGCTGTGCTGGTGATCGATATTATCGATGGATTCCAGCCTCAGACCGATGAGGCGCTAAAGATATTAAAACAGTATAAGACACCTTTCATAATAGCTGCCAATAAGATAGACCGGATACCCGGATGGAGGGTAAACCCGTCCTTTTCTTTTACAAAGACTTTCGAGAGCCAGCCTGATAACGTGAAAAATGCGCTTGATAACAGGATATATGATCTTGCCGGGAAATTGTCCGCCTATGGCTTCAGCGCCGACAGGTACGACCGTATAAGGGACTTCACCCGGACGATCGGCATCGTCCCGATCAGCGCCAGGACCGGCGAGGGCATACCGGACCTTTTAATGGTCCTTGTAGGGCTTGCCCAAAAATTCCTTGAGAAGAACCTTAAGCTGCATGTCACCGGCCCGGGAGTAGGCACTGTGCTGGAGGTAAAAGAGGATAAGGGACTGGGGTATTCTATCGATACGATCATCTATGACGGCGAGATACGGACCGGCGACACCATCGTCATTGGCGGCAAAGAAAAGCCCATTGTTACCAAAGTAAGGGCCCTTTTGAAGCCCATGCCTAACAGGGAGCTAAGGATCGTTGAAAAATTTGACCATGTCGACCGTGTCACGGCATCTGCGGGAGTAAAGATACTGGCTTCCGACCTGGACAAGGCTATGGCCGGGTCTCATCTGAGGGTGGCCAGGGAAGGCATGCTGAATGCCCTGATCAAGGAGATCGAGAGCGAGATAGAGCGCGCGAAGATCGTGACGGACGAGACAGGAATAATCGTGAAAGCTGACACAATTGGCAGCCTCGAGGCGATAGTCAGCGAGCTAAGGTCGCTAAAGATACCGATCGCACAGGCTGAGGTAGGAGATATTTCTAAGAAGGATATCATCGAGGCCGAGACCATAAACGACCCGCTCCACCGCGTAGTGCTCGGGTTCAACGTCAAGCTGCTGCCCGACGCTAAAGAACATATGCTTGAAAGCGACGTCAGGATCTTTAACCGGAACGTTATCTATCGCCTGATCGACGACTATGCCGACTGGGAGGAGACCCAGAAGAAGCTGGCCGAAAAGAAGAAAATGATGGAGATAGTCCGGCCGGGCAGGATAAAATATCTCGTCAACTGCACTTTCAGGCAGAGCAAGCCTGCCGTTATCGGCGTACAGGTACAGGGCGGTTGCATAAAGCCCGGGAACGTGCTGATAAAGCCGGATGGGTCTAAAGTCGGAGTCATTAAGGAGATACAGGAAAGGAACGAGAACATCAGCTTCGCGAAAAAGGGCAAGGAGGTGGCGATATCACTCGATGGGCCGGTGGCCGGTCGTCAGATACATGAGGGGGAGGTCTACTACGTGGACATTCCCGAAAGCCATTGTAAAGTGCTGGAGTTTCAACTAAAGGACGTGCTGAGCCAGGACGAGCTGGAGACACTTATCGAGTTTTTATCGATAAAGAGAAAAGACGATCACTTCTGGGGAAAGTAAAGACTTCTACTGCTCTAAGAATTAGTATATACTAACATTATCGTTTGTAAGGAACATTACTTTTTTCACCACAAAGGAACACAATTCTTCACCACAAAGCGCACAAAGGCGAATAAGGTCCACTAATTTTTCACCACAAAGCGCACAAAGGGATACAAGGGAACACAAAGGACTTTTTTTAGAAGTGTCAGATACTCGAATAAAATTGTGCGGTACTTTTTCGACTTTAAGCGCTTTGTAGTGAGAAACTTAGATTATTTATCCGTCTAAGATAAATGATTTACGTTTTAAATGATAAATAATGAAACGCCCAGAAATGGGATAGGAGTACAGGACTCGTGCAGACAAGGCTATTCGGGGAGGGTCTATCATATGATCATGAGCCGGCTTTTCCTTCCACCAGGTTCCAGGGTAGTAAACTAAAGATAGTGGACTGGATATGGGAATATGTAAAAGATATGGAATTTGATACGGCCCTGGACGCTTTCGGGGGCACGGGAAGCGTCGCCTACCTGCTTAAACAAAAAGGAAAGACTGTCACTTATAACGATGACCTCAAATTTAACTGGCATATAGGGAAGGCATTGATCGAGAATAGCGGCGTCAGGCTTTCTAAAGATGACATTGATCTTATTTTGTCAGAACATCAGGATATGAAGTATCCTTTATTTATTCAGGATACCTTTAAGGGCATTTATTATACTGACGATGAGAATAGATGGCTTGATATAGTGACATCCAATATCAACTTGATAGGGGATGAGTACAAAAAAGCCCTGGCATATTTTGCATTGTTCCAGGCCTGCATCATTAAGAGGCCTTTTAATCTCTTTCACCGGAATAACCTGTATGTCAGGACCAGCGACGTAAAAAGGAGCTTCGGTAATAAGGTCACATGGGATACGCCTTTCGAGGAGCATTATCTTAAATTTGTAGAAGAGGCCAACAGGGCGGTGTTCTCGAACTGCAGGCGAAATAAGGCTATCAACTGTGACGTATTTGACATTGAAGGCTCATTTGATCTTGTCTATATCGACACTCCTTATGTTTCAAGTAAAGGCGTCGGCGTGGACTACTTTGGATTTTATCATTTTCTCGAGGGGCTCGTGAACTATGATAAATGGGG
This window harbors:
- a CDS encoding DUF169 domain-containing protein — its product is MSAYEQLSSKLKNILGLKGSPVAVKLVKSKEEIPAGIPEIKDKIRHCEMVQKARFGDVFYATKEHHACAGGAGALGIAETPEKIKSGDFYYSLGRFNTIGAARRTMNEVPKTGSNYLASVYAPLEKADFTPDVVVVIGNPKQLLRIAQASVYHSGGRVTADFAGIQSLCGDAVAKPLNTGELNLTFGCDGSRKYAKVADDELIAGIPVEKLEQIVSALEKFAQ
- a CDS encoding ribonuclease P protein component 4; translation: MASRKKKMSSGKPFNVDLAEQRIERLFLMAKDAYAERPELSDRYVDLARRISMRHRVGIPAEFRRRICKKCYSYLSPGANSRVRIDGKNIIITCLECDNIMRMPYK
- the fen gene encoding flap endonuclease-1, giving the protein MGVDLSDLVKTREIELKELNGKIIAIDAFNTLYQFLSIIRQQDGSPLTDDRGNVTSHLSGIIYRVTNLIEEGIKPVFVFDGKPPVFKAETIKARVEVREAAKQMYEAAKAAGSADAYKYAMASTSINAQIVQDSKELLGYMGIPYILAPSEGEAQASYMVKKGSADYVGSQDYDSLLFGAPKFVRNIAITGKRKVPRKNIYVDVKPEVIEFQEVLDQLEITRSQLIDLAILVGTDYNPGIYKVGPKTALKLVKKHDNMESILTELGQTIENYEEIKEFFMNPPITDDYIIKWGKPETGKIKEFLCEEHSFSADRVDKVIERLNKAVTETSKQKTLSSWF
- a CDS encoding DNA adenine methylase, translated to MQTRLFGEGLSYDHEPAFPSTRFQGSKLKIVDWIWEYVKDMEFDTALDAFGGTGSVAYLLKQKGKTVTYNDDLKFNWHIGKALIENSGVRLSKDDIDLILSEHQDMKYPLFIQDTFKGIYYTDDENRWLDIVTSNINLIGDEYKKALAYFALFQACIIKRPFNLFHRNNLYVRTSDVKRSFGNKVTWDTPFEEHYLKFVEEANRAVFSNCRRNKAINCDVFDIEGSFDLVYIDTPYVSSKGVGVDYFGFYHFLEGLVNYDKWGEMIDNSSRHKRLKRKESVWTDKNRINAAFEKLFEKFQDSIIVVSYRSDGIPSINELKSMMKKHKGDVIELERKSYKYVLSNNNSEEVLLIGK
- the infB gene encoding translation initiation factor IF-2 encodes the protein MATVTRQIKDLRTPIICVMGHVDHGKTSMLDKIRGTTVTDIEAGEITQHIGATEVPLYTIESLCKGVLPGNIEVPGLLFIDTPGHHAFTTLRSRGGALSDLAVLVIDIIDGFQPQTDEALKILKQYKTPFIIAANKIDRIPGWRVNPSFSFTKTFESQPDNVKNALDNRIYDLAGKLSAYGFSADRYDRIRDFTRTIGIVPISARTGEGIPDLLMVLVGLAQKFLEKNLKLHVTGPGVGTVLEVKEDKGLGYSIDTIIYDGEIRTGDTIVIGGKEKPIVTKVRALLKPMPNRELRIVEKFDHVDRVTASAGVKILASDLDKAMAGSHLRVAREGMLNALIKEIESEIERAKIVTDETGIIVKADTIGSLEAIVSELRSLKIPIAQAEVGDISKKDIIEAETINDPLHRVVLGFNVKLLPDAKEHMLESDVRIFNRNVIYRLIDDYADWEETQKKLAEKKKMMEIVRPGRIKYLVNCTFRQSKPAVIGVQVQGGCIKPGNVLIKPDGSKVGVIKEIQERNENISFAKKGKEVAISLDGPVAGRQIHEGEVYYVDIPESHCKVLEFQLKDVLSQDELETLIEFLSIKRKDDHFWGK